The sequence below is a genomic window from Nicotiana tomentosiformis chromosome 6, ASM39032v3, whole genome shotgun sequence.
cacacccttctcaggtgaTACCAAATAGTGTCATCATTCTCTTAAACACCTGAAATCGTCCATGCCATCTAGATCACATGACCTTCCCTTTGAAACTAAATCGCAACCTTGTAATCGCAACTTCTAACCCCACACAACGCATCGTAATCAAATTGCTAattcgtgaaaatatgaaaacctCATAAGCAACTCTGAACCACAAATAAGTTGAACACCTCATCGACCAAGAACATTCCATATAACTCAATCGGGGAGGACATCACTACATGCAACACACCTTCTATACCCGTAGAAGACATCAACCCTGAACCGTGGCCATAACCATCGTGAATTCTTCAAAACCCATTAACACATAAGTAACTCAACCCGAAATGCTCGCTGTGAAGGGACCTTCTGAGAACCCGAAGCTGTTTCTTGCATCTCTCTGATACTACCATGTAGAGTCAATAATGATATAGAAGTACCTCAAATATAGACACCATCTAATATATATCTCAAGTCCTAGCCATACACAAATAAGAAAAATCTTTATATACCACATATGAGTCTTGAACTTATCAGAACCTTCTCGATAGTCATTATTCTTGCTCTAAATCATCCTCGATGAAACCTTTCTCAAATCATAGCCAATCTGCAAGCACATCCTAGTCAAAGAACTAATATAATGCATGACCATGCAATTTGATCATCtataacagactcccccacttggctcgaagctaTAAAACACATCATCTGTAACCCATAGTACCCTTTCTTCGTAGCTGCCCCCGTCTCGCACTATTATTCAGATGAATACTTCATAAACTCAGGTAAATATAAGTCATAAAACACTCCAAAGACTCTGCCAAGTACATACTCGTCCTTGTGACAGTCAAGCCAACTTCTTCAAGCGCTCCGAAATGATAGTATATGCATTTCACTAAATAGAAGCCTCATACGAAACACAAAACCTCAAATTttctcgcaggagataacccactggCTAGCCTCAAATCAACGTCTTCCCATGGCCCTACCATGGTCATAATAACTAGGCAACCAATTAATCTTCCCCAGTCTACACTCGTCAACACAATACAAGAATTCGCTTCATTCCTCAGGTAAGCAACTCACATATCCACCAACATATTCACATCTAAGCCTGGACAACACTTTGTGACGATAATCAAGAATCCACAGACCTTCCCAGCCCGTCCGCAACATCACAAGCCGTCGGTGCACAATGATACTTGGTGCTCAGCACCACATACATACGAGTAGAAAGAAATCGAAGTTACAAGCTTCAAGCTAAAACAAGATCTCACGACaaggaaagaaagaagggaaGTTTCCTAAATGCCTCgtcgcctctcgaagataggtatggacgtcatcatactgatccgctagactctactagacactttctcatgacttgtagaacctacgaacctagggctctgatatcaacttgtcatgactgaaaaatctacctagtcgtgatggcacctaacaccactATTAGATAAGCCAAACATAGAACAAGGTAACTCAAATAATAGATTATTAACAATAAGAAGTAAATAACTGAATTCTATGCAACCTctcaagaactagtagtacaagtcatgagccactatgatcTAGATTGATAAAgtcaatatgaagaataaatacaatatctgtttgaaGTTAACATAAACAGAGACGAATTCTATACTACTATGAACAAGAGGTAACTTGAATCCGGAATGCAGGTACGTATTCAATGCAAGGCTCCTTCTTCCATAGTTACgaaactccaagatctgcacacaaggtacataagtgtagtatgagtacaaccgaccccatgtactcgataagtatcttgactaacctcggtgaagtagtaacGAGATTTaggttaaaagatactcactcaAATTTTACATGTGCAGATGACAAGAAGAAAGAGAAATGCGAGAAAGAGACAAAAAAAAATCACGTAATAAATGAAACTCTAAAAAAATCCGAAACGCTCTCAATAGAGGCGACTGCTGTGAACAGTCGCACCGCCGCACAAACATGGACCCACAGCCACCGTCCGGTGGTGGGAAGCCACCAGACTAGTCCTAAATGACGCGTCTCTCTATCCTGTACAAAACCCACCTTGTATCGACCAGTAATTCCACTCCAGCAACTATAACGATCAAACATGGCGAAGGATCCACTATAGCACATAATCGCCTGGAGAGTTCAAAAATTTTCTCTGGCAATTCTGCACCAAATCGAGTGATTCCAAGCCATGAATCTTCTCCCCAAGTCAAAGGCTACATACAGATAAAAACTTAGAACATTTTACCGTGGAAAATCACCTATGCGAACATTTGCAGAGCTCCGATGATAACTAGTTGGTCGGAAATGGTGGTCCGAAAGTCCAAACGGTCCAAACTCAGTTCCAATCCCTTCCACATGATGAGGAGACTATTAATATCAATCTAACTCAACATGGGTATCAACCAATTGCGACTACACTAGATTCGATCACCATGGCTTGCGCAGACATAGCAGGTGCTCAAATCAACCAAACCCAATACAAAATGGTTCCTGCAGGTAAGGAGAATGTCTCTAAGCTACCACAACTCCACTTCATTGAGCCAAGCTCCTCAACATTGCACCAGGAAAACAATGCAGAAATGAGCACACCAAGTTTTTGATTAAATGATGGCGCCCATTCTAGCCTACCTCAGCTAATTTTTTTTATTGGAGATGATTCCCTAGCCCACAAGGAACTTCACTACAAAATCTCACATCAATCCATCGGAGGAATTGGCCACTTAGAATCTCTGAAAGCTTCAGTTATTTCACAGTTCATCGATAATGGTAGTGTGGCTGATCAAGTGACATTGCACCAATTGAAGATGCTCTCTGATGCCTTAATCAATGTTTCTAATATCCTATCGCAACCAAATGACCATCACAATGCCACAATAATTTCAGAGAAAGCCTCAGCTCCACAGGTGGTCGAGAATGCTGCACCACTTGCCATATGTAATCAAACTCAAATTGATGAAAATCCTGGCATCATGGCAAAGGTGCAAATACCATCTTCTAACCAAACCGACCAGCCAAAGTATTAGACCATGCTCAACTCAAACTCAGGAATCCTCCAATCTACCACTGTGACTCAAGCTGTTAGCCAAGATGTACCAGCTCCTACAATAATCCATAACACTCCCAAACCAGTTCATAATGTTCGTATTAAGGTGTCCAGTAACTTTGATAGACCAAACACAAATAGAAAATATCAGAAAACTAATGCCAAACCTTTTGAACCAATGCAAACCACTCAGCCAAATCAGCCTAGTCAAACCAATCATGTTAACCCTCAACCAAATAGTGCTCCAAACAAAACCAAAGTACCTACCTCAAAACACCCCCTCCACCACCAACTGTGACTTACTCATATGTCACCAGGATGAGAGCCAGACACAATGCATAAATAGCCCCCATAGAATTCACCCCTCCCATTATTACCACCAAACAAGGTAAACTGGTAGTAATTTTCAGAAAACATGACTACATGGTAAAGTTTGCCGACAGATGCAAGTATACTGTGGTTGGCAAGTCTGCTAGCACTATGCCAATGATGGATGTTATTAGAAGGAGCTTCATAACTCAAACAGAACTCAGAGAAGGTGTTAAAATAGCTCACTTCAATGCAAAAACTGTGTATATCGACTTGGATAAGGAGTATGATCATGCTACTGTCTAGACAAAGCAACACATGTACATCCAAGGCCAAATGATGAGAATTGAAGCATGTAATCCTATCTTCAAACCTAATGAGGATTCACCTATTATCCCTATTTGGATTATGATACCTGAACCGACATGGCACCTTTACTACATGGAGATACTTACTCCACTGTTGTCCTAAATTAGAAAAGAATTATTTCTGGATTTAGCCTCCTTCCAAAAAACCAGAGGTAGTGTGGTGAAAGTAAAAATGCAGATTGACCTCACCAGAGAAAGACCAACCCATGTTTGGTTAGGATATGATGAAGACCAAGATGTAAATGGGGATGGTCAATGGCTTGAAGTCCAATATGACAACCTTCCAATGTATTGCACCCATTGCAGACACCAAGGTCACTCAGTGCAGTCATGCCCAGTTAGGCTTAGGGAGTTTGCAATTTAAAGAAAGAAAGAGGAAGATGCAGCTACAACAACAAACTCACGGGCCAACTCTCAGCAGAAGCACACTGAAGAGGCTGAAACAAGGAGACAACATCAAAACAGCAAACTGCAAGAAACACCAAAAAGAGGAGGGCAAGACCAAAATAAAAACCAACTGACAACAGAACACCAAAAAGGAGCAGAGCACCAAAATGCAATAGCTGAAACATCCAAAGATGAATGGCAAACCCAAAAGAAAAAGAACTTCAAAGGAAACACCCAAAATAAAAGACAACAACAGGTCTACTTGCCAAAACAACAAGCAGCTCAGCAACCTAATAATGCAACCACAAAGCATATCAATGAGCTCAATCAACCAGATATGATCTCTGATCCCTCAACCTTGGCTCCAGATGCCCTGGAGCATGATACAGATTCTGTGGCTCAGAATCAAGTTCTCAATCCCCATAACTCCCATATAGTGCATATTATAGATGTTCAAAAACTTGCTTCCCAATCCTAAATTCCCGCTGTTATTTGTGTTGTTAATGAAGCTATAGGAGGTATGGAGTTATGTCAGGATAAACCAATTCACAAATAGGATTGGGTACCTTCTGGGGCTGGGATTCCTCATGTTTTTCATGAGTGTGCTAATGCACAATTGGCTGACCATAGGTTGAACTTCCTATCCCTTTCTACCATAGCCCTCAGCTCTGGCGATCATCAACTACACCAATATGCTGATAAAACTGAACATTGTGAAAGAATGATCTCTGAAGAGGAACAATCAGTCCAGGAAAATGATCAAATAAGAAGACTGCTAAAAGGAAAATCCCATGAAATTGCAGATTTCAGTATCCAAACTCCCAAATCCAAAAATAAGCCTAGTCAAAAGAAGAGAAATTCTATGAGGAAACAAAATGCAGGAATTAGCATCAATGAGCCCACTGATAACATGCACCCAAATGCCTCCAACACCTATCTCCAGAGCCCCACCACTCAATTAAAATGGAACACATGCCAAGGAGCTGCTGTTGAATCACAAATACGTCCAACACCTATTTCTAGGGATCCTGCTATGTTCCAACCTCTAAATGTACCAATGAATCATTCTTGTCAGGAGATACCCTCTCAAAGTTCTTTGGAATCTCCAAAATCAACAGCAGCAACAATATTTGATAGGCAAGTATGGAGTGGTACCTGCCAAGAATCAGACCTTAGGACTGAGGCAATGGAAAGTTTGCCAGTTGCTGAGCAGATCCATAAGAATCATGCAGATACCTCACAACATGCCTTAGCTTTAGACCTTCAAACAAATGACACAGAGCAGAAGCTACAAAACACTAACATTACTCTATCAGAGTACATGCCTGGGCAGCAGGATAATCATGCTACCGCAGAAGCATCAAAAGACACAATGATCTATCACCTACTAACAGAGAGTGATATGGTTACAAAATTGGGGGAAGAACAGATGGGGATCACAGTTGGGAAGAAAGCTTCAATATCAATGCCAATTGCATGTGCCTCAGCTACTGAATCTCCAATTTAGATCCAACTAAATATGTCATTGATACCTCTAAATCAAGTATTAAATGACATCATTACAACACAAGGAACTCCCAATTGAGATTCAACAAATTCTGCTTGATAAACAACATATGGAAGATGAAGTAGATGAGGAATCAACTGCTGGGAACTTCAAAGATATTGTAAGAGAAGGGGACCTATCACCTAGACTGATAACCAGAAATGGAAAGAAAGGTAAAAAGCAAATACAAGCTAAGGAAACAATACCACTAACAAGAACTCTGCCCAAGAGGGCAACCTCCACAAATAGATGATGATTAAGACACTCATCTGGAACACAAGGTCTGCCAATACTCAACAGGCCTTTCAAAAGGTTATCAACATGCAAAAGCAACATGGTTTCTGCATTGTAGAATTGTTAGAACCTTTCCAGAAACAAAGGTACATACACAAATACATGAGAAGCCTGGGTATGGAAACTGCATTATCAAATATCAATGGGAAGATCTGGTTATTCATTGATACTGATGTGGAGTGGGAGCTCCTAATAGACACTGAGCAATAACTAACAATCAAAGTTTTACATCATGGAATTGGCAAGCACATCATCATGACAGTTGTATATGCAAAATGCTCCTCACTGGAAAGATTAGAGTTATGGGATAATCTGTATTACCTTGCTTCTGATATGGAACTCCTTTGGGTGGTTGGAAGAGATTTTAATGTGATTCTTAATGAAGAAGAGAAGATTGGGGGACTCCCAGTATATCCACCAGAGTTTGAAGATTATGCTTTATATGTCAACTCCTGTGAATTGTTTGATACTGGATACACAGGTAGTCCCTTTACATGGTGGAATGGTATATCCAATAAAGAATGCATATTTAAGAGATTAGACAGAATATTTGTCAACCAGCAATTCAACACATTATTCCCAAGTGTTGATGTTGAGTACCTCATAAGGACTGGGCCTGACCATGCACCTATGTTAATGACCTTGGAGAAGATGCTGCTTActtttttaaaccttttaagtttCTCAATTTCTAGACTACACATGAATCTTTCAATGAAGTAGTGAAGCAAAACTGGATTGCAGACTTTGTGGGTGACCATTTTCTCATGTTCAAACAGAAAATAAAAAGATTGAAAGACGCCCTATCACATTGGAGTAAACTTACCTTTGGGGATATATTCAAGCAGCTGGAAATTAGAGAAGATATTGTTAGGATAAAAGAGATATTTTTTGAGGAAGAACCAACAA
It includes:
- the LOC138894132 gene encoding uncharacterized protein yields the protein MTVVYAKCSSLERLELWDNLYYLASDMELLWVVGRDFNVILNEEEKIGGLPVYPPEFEDYALYVNSCELFDTGYTGSPFTWWNGISNKECIFKRLDRIFVNQQFNTLFPSVDTTHESFNEVVKQNWIADFVGDHFLMFKQKIKRLKDALSHWSKLTFGDIFKQLEIREDIVRIKEIFFEEEPTNENRILEDQEGITYAATTFFQTQFTEEGQFTSSELINNVPSMISNA